One Kineococcus aurantiacus genomic window carries:
- the wecB gene encoding non-hydrolyzing UDP-N-acetylglucosamine 2-epimerase yields the protein MADESTDLTGKVAVVFGTRPEIIKQAPVLHALGADGAGVFTGQHYDPELTDAVFRSCGLEPLAPAVDGVGGGTRAQQVARMVDRLADRFTRQRPRAVVVQGDTNTANAGAQAGHYLGITVVHVEAGLRSHDRAMPEETNRLLISALADVHCAATPENARNLLDGAVPATSVFVTGNPVVEAVTALCPSPEETAALLAGLGVAPGGVVATVHRPENTDDPQRLRTLLAGLGELGAPVALPLHPRTRKALTAWGVPVPATVRVLPPVDYRTFLALTRSASLLVSDSGGLQEEVTVLKKPLVVVRTSTERPESVAAGFSVLSEPEDLVAHARRMTAPQAVARLADTPSPYGDGLASQRIATLARGGVPALQAV from the coding sequence GTGGCTGACGAGAGCACCGACCTCACCGGGAAGGTCGCCGTCGTGTTCGGCACCCGCCCGGAGATCATCAAGCAGGCCCCGGTCCTGCACGCCCTCGGCGCCGACGGCGCCGGGGTGTTCACCGGTCAGCACTACGACCCCGAGCTGACCGACGCGGTCTTCCGCTCCTGCGGGCTGGAGCCGCTGGCGCCCGCCGTCGACGGCGTCGGCGGCGGCACGCGCGCGCAGCAGGTCGCCAGGATGGTCGACCGGCTCGCCGACCGGTTCACCCGGCAGCGCCCGCGCGCGGTCGTGGTGCAGGGCGACACCAACACCGCCAACGCCGGCGCGCAGGCCGGGCACTACCTGGGGATCACCGTCGTCCACGTCGAGGCCGGCCTGCGCAGCCACGACCGGGCGATGCCGGAGGAGACGAACCGGCTGCTGATCTCCGCGCTGGCCGACGTCCACTGCGCCGCGACCCCGGAGAACGCCCGCAACCTGCTCGACGGGGCGGTCCCGGCGACGTCGGTGTTCGTCACCGGCAACCCCGTCGTGGAGGCCGTCACGGCCCTGTGCCCCTCGCCGGAGGAGACCGCCGCCCTGCTGGCCGGGCTCGGCGTGGCCCCGGGCGGCGTGGTCGCCACGGTGCACCGCCCGGAGAACACCGACGACCCGCAGCGGCTGCGCACCCTGCTGGCGGGCCTGGGCGAGCTGGGCGCCCCCGTCGCACTGCCGCTGCACCCGCGGACCCGCAAGGCGCTCACCGCGTGGGGCGTGCCGGTTCCCGCGACCGTGCGGGTCCTGCCCCCGGTGGACTACCGCACGTTCCTGGCCCTGACCCGCTCGGCGTCCCTGCTGGTGTCCGACTCCGGGGGGCTGCAGGAGGAGGTCACCGTGCTGAAGAAGCCGCTGGTGGTCGTGCGCACGAGCACCGAGCGCCCGGAGTCGGTGGCCGCCGGGTTCTCGGTCCTCAGCGAGCCGGAGGACCTCGTGGCGCACGCCCGGCGGATGACGGCCCCGCAGGCCGTCGCCCGGTTGGCCGACACCCCCAGCCCCTACGGCGACGGCCTGGCCTCCCAGCGGATCGCGACGCTGGCCCGCGGCGGGGTGCCTGCGCTGCAGGCGGTCTGA
- a CDS encoding SIS domain-containing protein: MSALDETLLADGDALAAADAGGVLRALASSGAQVREAIDLSAEGGVARLADDERPRAVVIAALAGSSVVADVVQALAGRGCPVPVVVRHGGPLPSWVGPLDLVVAVSLSGRAPGPLALAVEASRRGARVVTVAGEGSPLAEVGARHGNVQVVPARGVRADGGDPRSSRVALWSLATPVLLACDALGLLTASAADLAGVADRLDAEAEASRPWSETFVNPAKNLALELSGAVPVLLADGDLTAAAARRAAAMFARTARVPAVSGALPDDASEVVATFGGPFATGSDPDVDPVFADPFLDGPAGPRLRLVVLRDAPTAVSDEDRRLADAVTTTAADAGVRVSELVADAGTPAQRLAQLIARTDFAAAYLALASGVDPARSPQVADLKDRIG, translated from the coding sequence CGCCGACGGCGACGCGCTGGCCGCCGCCGACGCCGGCGGGGTGCTGCGGGCCCTGGCCAGCTCCGGCGCGCAGGTCCGCGAGGCGATCGACCTGTCCGCCGAGGGCGGCGTCGCCCGCCTCGCCGACGACGAGCGCCCCCGGGCCGTCGTCATCGCGGCCCTCGCCGGCAGCTCCGTCGTCGCCGACGTCGTCCAGGCGCTCGCGGGCCGGGGCTGCCCCGTGCCCGTCGTGGTCCGCCACGGCGGGCCGCTGCCCAGCTGGGTCGGCCCCCTCGACCTCGTCGTGGCCGTCTCGCTGTCCGGCCGCGCCCCCGGGCCGCTGGCCCTGGCGGTGGAGGCCTCCCGGCGCGGGGCGCGCGTCGTCACCGTCGCCGGGGAGGGCTCGCCGCTGGCCGAGGTCGGGGCCCGCCACGGCAACGTGCAGGTCGTCCCGGCCCGCGGGGTGCGCGCCGACGGCGGGGACCCGCGGTCCTCGCGGGTCGCGCTCTGGTCCCTGGCCACGCCCGTCCTGCTGGCCTGCGACGCCCTGGGCCTGCTGACGGCCTCCGCCGCCGACCTCGCCGGGGTCGCCGACCGGCTCGACGCCGAGGCCGAGGCGTCCCGGCCGTGGTCGGAGACCTTCGTCAACCCCGCCAAGAACCTCGCGCTGGAGCTGTCCGGCGCGGTCCCGGTGCTCCTGGCCGACGGCGACCTCACGGCGGCCGCGGCCCGGCGCGCGGCGGCCATGTTCGCCCGCACCGCCCGCGTGCCGGCCGTCAGCGGCGCCCTGCCCGACGACGCCAGCGAGGTCGTCGCCACCTTCGGCGGCCCCTTCGCCACCGGCTCCGACCCCGACGTCGACCCCGTCTTCGCCGACCCGTTCCTCGACGGCCCGGCCGGGCCCCGCCTGCGGCTCGTCGTGCTGCGCGACGCCCCCACGGCGGTCTCCGACGAGGACCGCCGCCTGGCCGACGCGGTCACCACGACGGCCGCCGACGCCGGCGTCCGCGTCTCCGAGCTGGTCGCCGACGCGGGGACCCCCGCCCAGCGGCTGGCCCAGCTCATCGCCCGCACCGACTTCGCCGCGGCCTACCTCGCGCTGGCCTCGGGGGTCGACCCGGCCCGCTCCCCGCAGGTGGCCGACCTCAAGGACCGCATCGGCTGA
- a CDS encoding bifunctional diguanylate cyclase/phosphodiesterase has product MQTATRTAEYQKVLNPQREQTLDLGDGGLSRRVVALEYLVTSLISASVAVVPGWTGVHGTLILVIAALGFLSGVGLLLFPSWPLPGPRTAIVSACVSTSVAVYCADGSAAVGVLVALYSATAAHIPFLRSTRAVVAATALPFVLLPAALVASGHAGQVPGWMALLPAVTVLPVVGVRSLLHLAARRARHDVSSELLNRTGLLESSARLLRGDEGLGEELTVSVVHFDDLRDLRLALGPAAAEEVLAECARRAGELPGAVVARLDLDSLAVVRPVELDGSGDPVSTGLDEGAVLHRVLREHVVLRADGPGQGLRVRPDVSIGVACAPQHGREVGELLALADVAAVRAADEQQRLAVAEGAAAVDVEALRLHTELPAAVVDGELRVHYQRLVDARTGRTTGVEALVRWQHPEHGLLNPCAFVPLAERSHAVVGLTHWVLSTAAAQCAAWRADGHDVTVSVNVSAVVLADASLVNAVRRAIAENGLGRGVLTLEVTETALLGDPEGVGAVLAALRAAGARVSLDDFGTGYTSLTMLRQLEVDELKIDRSFVAAAAQAPVDAAIVRALADLAHRLSMEVVAEGVEDAATAELVRELGADVLQGFHFARPVPAAEVFAAAHDAAHDPAGPGDLPALATPTR; this is encoded by the coding sequence ATGCAGACCGCCACCCGGACAGCCGAGTACCAGAAGGTGTTGAACCCGCAGCGCGAACAGACCCTCGACCTCGGCGACGGCGGCCTCAGCCGCCGCGTGGTGGCCCTGGAGTACCTGGTCACCAGCCTCATCAGCGCCTCCGTGGCGGTGGTGCCCGGCTGGACCGGCGTGCACGGCACGCTCATACTCGTCATCGCCGCGCTGGGCTTCCTCAGCGGCGTGGGGCTGCTGCTGTTCCCGTCCTGGCCCCTGCCGGGCCCGCGCACCGCCATCGTCTCCGCCTGCGTGTCGACCTCGGTGGCCGTCTACTGCGCCGACGGTTCCGCCGCGGTGGGGGTGCTCGTCGCCCTGTACTCCGCGACCGCGGCGCACATCCCCTTCCTCCGCTCGACGCGGGCCGTCGTGGCCGCCACCGCCCTGCCGTTCGTGCTGCTGCCCGCCGCGCTCGTCGCCTCCGGCCACGCCGGGCAGGTGCCCGGCTGGATGGCCCTGCTGCCCGCCGTCACCGTCCTGCCCGTCGTGGGGGTGCGCTCGCTGCTGCACCTGGCCGCCCGCCGGGCCCGCCACGACGTCAGCTCCGAGCTGCTCAACCGCACCGGCCTGCTGGAGAGCTCGGCCCGCCTCCTGCGCGGGGACGAGGGGCTGGGCGAGGAGCTGACGGTGAGCGTCGTCCACTTCGACGACCTGCGCGACCTGCGGCTGGCGCTGGGCCCGGCCGCCGCCGAGGAGGTCCTCGCCGAGTGCGCGCGCCGCGCCGGGGAGCTGCCCGGCGCCGTCGTCGCCCGCCTCGACCTGGACTCCCTGGCGGTCGTGCGCCCCGTCGAGCTGGACGGTTCCGGCGACCCCGTCAGCACGGGTCTGGACGAGGGGGCCGTGCTGCACCGGGTGCTGCGCGAGCACGTCGTGCTGCGCGCCGACGGCCCCGGGCAGGGGCTGCGGGTGCGCCCCGACGTGTCGATCGGCGTGGCCTGCGCCCCCCAGCACGGCCGGGAGGTCGGCGAGCTGCTGGCGCTGGCCGACGTCGCGGCCGTGCGCGCCGCCGACGAGCAGCAGCGCCTGGCCGTGGCCGAGGGCGCGGCCGCCGTCGACGTCGAGGCGCTGCGCCTGCACACCGAGCTGCCCGCCGCGGTGGTCGACGGCGAGCTGCGGGTGCACTACCAGCGCCTCGTGGACGCCCGCACCGGCCGCACCACCGGGGTGGAGGCGCTGGTCCGCTGGCAGCACCCCGAGCACGGGCTGCTGAACCCCTGCGCGTTCGTCCCGCTGGCCGAGCGCAGCCACGCCGTCGTGGGCCTGACCCACTGGGTGCTGAGCACCGCCGCCGCCCAGTGCGCCGCCTGGCGCGCCGACGGCCACGACGTCACGGTCTCCGTCAACGTCTCCGCCGTCGTGCTGGCCGACGCCTCGCTGGTCAACGCGGTGCGCCGGGCCATCGCCGAGAACGGCCTGGGGCGCGGCGTCCTGACCCTGGAGGTCACCGAGACCGCGCTGCTGGGCGACCCCGAGGGCGTGGGTGCCGTGCTGGCGGCCCTGCGCGCGGCCGGGGCGCGCGTCTCCCTGGACGACTTCGGCACCGGCTACACGTCGCTGACGATGCTGCGCCAGCTGGAGGTCGACGAGCTGAAGATCGACCGCTCGTTCGTCGCCGCCGCCGCGCAGGCCCCCGTCGACGCCGCCATCGTCCGGGCCCTGGCCGACCTCGCGCACCGGTTGTCGATGGAGGTCGTCGCCGAGGGCGTGGAGGACGCCGCCACCGCCGAGCTCGTGCGCGAGCTCGGGGCCGACGTCCTGCAGGGCTTCCACTTCGCCCGCCCGGTGCCGGCCGCGGAGGTCTTCGCCGCCGCGCACGACGCCGCGCACGACCCGGCCGGGCCCGGGGACCTGCCCGCGCTCGCCACCCCCACCCGGTGA